The Pseudomonas orientalis genome contains a region encoding:
- a CDS encoding AraC family transcriptional regulator: MLHSHLTTLNAVSLILDTFKAEGVPTETLLAGSGIDSTDLNRADTRITTHQEMRVCANAVALQRDIGLELGRRMHVSAYGMLGYALLTSATFGDALRLALRYPALLGTLFELSLEEDEQRIWFSASDYREDSALTVFNVEFCLVSLKVICNDLLGQPLPLLGARLAYSAPDYRARYAEQFDCPLQFDATTHAFAFDRRWLDHPLPLADAITHCAMVERCRKQNAEFTGRQAWLGRVRQVLAARLNAAPGLEGLAEQMNCSARTLRRHLHDLGCGYQELLDELRFERAKQLLGEDQLPIHRIAEQLGFSETASFRHAFVRWSGVAPSQFRP, encoded by the coding sequence ATGTTGCATTCGCACCTGACCACCCTCAATGCCGTCTCGCTGATACTCGACACGTTCAAGGCCGAAGGTGTACCGACCGAGACGCTCTTGGCCGGCAGCGGCATTGACAGTACCGACCTGAACCGTGCCGACACGCGCATCACCACGCACCAGGAGATGCGCGTGTGCGCCAATGCGGTGGCGCTGCAGCGCGATATCGGCCTGGAACTGGGCCGACGCATGCATGTGTCGGCCTACGGCATGCTCGGTTATGCACTGCTCACCAGTGCCACCTTCGGTGACGCTTTGCGCCTGGCGCTGCGCTATCCGGCGCTGTTGGGAACACTTTTCGAGCTGAGCCTTGAAGAAGACGAACAACGTATCTGGTTCAGCGCCAGCGATTACCGCGAAGACTCGGCCCTGACCGTATTCAATGTCGAATTCTGCCTGGTCTCGCTGAAAGTCATCTGCAACGACCTGCTCGGTCAGCCCCTGCCTCTGCTCGGTGCACGTTTGGCCTACAGCGCGCCGGATTACCGCGCACGCTATGCCGAACAGTTCGATTGCCCGCTGCAATTTGACGCCACCACCCATGCCTTTGCCTTCGACCGCCGTTGGCTCGACCATCCCCTGCCTCTGGCCGACGCGATCACCCACTGCGCCATGGTGGAGCGCTGCCGCAAACAGAACGCCGAATTCACCGGTCGCCAGGCCTGGCTGGGCCGGGTCCGGCAAGTACTCGCCGCACGGCTGAATGCCGCGCCCGGCCTGGAGGGCTTGGCCGAGCAGATGAACTGTTCGGCGCGCACCTTGCGTCGTCATTTGCATGACTTGGGCTGCGGCTATCAGGAGCTGCTCGATGAACTGCGCTTTGAACGCGCCAAGCAGTTGCTCGGTGAGGACCAGTTGCCGATCCACCGCATTGCCGAACAACTGGGGTTCAGCGAGACCGCAAGTTTCCGCCATGCCTTCGTACGCTGGAGCGGCGTAGCGCCCAGTCAGTTCAGACCTTGA
- a CDS encoding histone deacetylase family protein has product MLTIYSDDHHLHHGRCELMDGQLMPCFEMPSRADHVLQRVRDRELGPVQAPSDFGLGPLQRIHSPDYLDFFKGAWARWAEFGQDGDLLPYTWPARTLRRVLPTSLHGQLGYYSFDGGAPITAGTWQAAYSAAQVALTAQQAIQHGAHSAFALCRPPGHHAASDLMGGYCYLNNAAIAAQAFLDQGRKKVAILDVDYHHGNGTQSIFYARSDVLFTSIHGDPQGEFPFFLGYADELGDGAAEGFNFNYPLPAGSGWERWSAALEQACGEIERYDADVIVVSLGVDTFKDDPISQFKLDSPDYLAMGQRIARLGKPTLFVMEGGYAVEEIGINAVNVLEGFEEGTAR; this is encoded by the coding sequence ATGCTGACGATCTACTCGGACGATCATCACCTGCACCACGGCCGTTGCGAATTAATGGACGGGCAACTGATGCCCTGTTTCGAAATGCCGTCGCGTGCCGACCATGTATTGCAGCGCGTCAGGGATCGCGAGCTCGGCCCGGTACAGGCACCCAGCGATTTCGGGCTGGGTCCTTTGCAACGCATCCACAGCCCGGACTACCTCGACTTTTTCAAAGGCGCCTGGGCACGCTGGGCCGAATTTGGCCAGGATGGCGACTTGCTGCCCTACACCTGGCCCGCCCGCACCTTGCGCCGCGTGTTGCCGACCAGCCTGCACGGCCAATTGGGTTACTACAGCTTCGACGGCGGCGCACCGATTACCGCCGGCACCTGGCAGGCGGCCTATAGCGCGGCGCAGGTTGCGCTCACCGCGCAGCAGGCGATCCAACACGGCGCCCACAGCGCCTTTGCCCTTTGCCGGCCACCGGGGCACCACGCCGCGAGTGATTTGATGGGCGGGTATTGCTACCTCAACAACGCTGCTATTGCGGCGCAGGCGTTTCTGGATCAGGGCCGGAAAAAGGTCGCGATCCTTGACGTCGATTACCACCACGGCAACGGTACGCAGTCGATTTTCTACGCGCGCAGCGACGTGCTGTTCACCTCCATACACGGCGATCCGCAAGGGGAGTTTCCGTTCTTTCTTGGCTATGCCGATGAACTGGGGGACGGCGCCGCAGAGGGCTTCAACTTCAACTATCCATTGCCCGCGGGCTCCGGCTGGGAGCGCTGGAGCGCGGCACTGGAACAGGCGTGCGGCGAGATCGAGCGCTACGACGCCGATGTCATCGTGGTGTCTCTGGGCGTCGATACCTTCAAGGACGATCCGATTTCCCAATTCAAGCTCGACAGCCCGGACTACCTGGCCATGGGCCAACGCATCGCTCGCCTGGGCAAGCCGACGCTGTTCGTGATGGAAGGCGGTTACGCGGTGGAAGAAATCGGCATCAACGCCGTTAACGTACTCGAAGGTTTCGAAGAAGGAACGGCCCGATGA